From one Polynucleobacter sp. UK-FUSCHL-C3 genomic stretch:
- a CDS encoding c-type cytochrome produces MSRSILGTLLFVALAVSAKTSAIAQSAPAAKAKPTYLNIGRNATPAEVAAWDIDVRPDFKGLPAGSGSVAKGQDLWEKQCASCHGTFGESNEVFTPIAGGTTKDDIKTGKVASLMSDKQPQRTTLMKVATISTLWDYIYRAMPWNAPRSLSADDTYALVAFILNLGEVVPDDFVLSNKNIAATQALMPNRNGMTQKHGLWTVKGVGDVKNTPCMSNCAQHVAIGSVLPDYARNAHNNLAEQNREYGPYRGVDTTKPPLAALPAGGMMMVSTASTAPKVAGPADLFKKENCSACHAPAAKLVGPSIADVANKYKGVATAQAMLEKKVKAGGAGVWGAIPMPAQGQLSDADNKVLVQWMLNGGK; encoded by the coding sequence ATGTCTAGATCAATCCTGGGTACTCTCCTGTTTGTTGCACTCGCAGTTTCTGCGAAGACCAGTGCGATTGCGCAAAGTGCGCCTGCAGCAAAGGCAAAGCCTACATATTTAAATATCGGTCGTAATGCCACCCCTGCAGAAGTAGCCGCGTGGGATATTGATGTGCGCCCAGACTTTAAAGGACTCCCCGCTGGATCTGGCTCGGTAGCCAAAGGCCAAGATCTTTGGGAGAAGCAATGCGCTAGTTGCCACGGGACCTTTGGTGAGTCCAATGAAGTTTTTACACCCATCGCGGGTGGAACTACTAAGGATGATATTAAGACCGGTAAGGTTGCATCCCTTATGAGCGATAAGCAACCACAACGCACCACGCTGATGAAGGTTGCCACGATCTCCACCCTATGGGATTACATTTATCGTGCAATGCCTTGGAATGCACCACGCTCATTATCGGCCGATGATACCTATGCACTGGTGGCGTTCATTCTTAATCTGGGTGAAGTGGTGCCCGATGACTTTGTGCTCTCCAATAAAAATATCGCTGCCACACAAGCACTCATGCCCAACCGAAATGGCATGACCCAAAAACATGGCTTATGGACCGTGAAGGGTGTTGGGGATGTAAAAAATACTCCTTGTATGAGTAACTGCGCTCAACACGTTGCGATTGGCTCGGTCTTACCAGACTATGCACGTAACGCGCATAATAATTTGGCTGAACAAAATCGGGAGTATGGTCCTTATCGGGGGGTTGATACCACCAAGCCTCCGTTGGCTGCATTACCAGCAGGCGGAATGATGATGGTGTCAACGGCAAGTACCGCTCCGAAAGTAGCGGGTCCAGCAGATCTATTTAAGAAAGAGAACTGTTCTGCTTGCCATGCGCCCGCAGCGAAATTAGTGGGCCCATCGATTGCGGATGTTGCGAATAAGTACAAGGGCGTTGCAACAGCACAAGCAATGCTCGAGAAGAAAGTAAAAGCAGGCGGCGCCGGTGTATGGGGTGCGATACCCATGCCAGCACAAGGGCAACTATCGGATGCCGATAACAAGGTCTTAGTGCAGTGGATGCTCAATGGTGGGAAGTAA
- a CDS encoding metalloregulator ArsR/SmtB family transcription factor: MASLPKTSKKTPSLEISEAFVKKQLSKQQMESLFVGVSQFFSTLSEPSRLRILYALCEGEKSVTEVIEACGSSQANVSRHLSALHQAKILNRRKVGTTVFYAIEDRATLEICQNICARIAEELFSEKS; this comes from the coding sequence ATGGCTAGCCTTCCAAAGACCTCAAAAAAGACTCCATCCTTGGAGATCAGTGAGGCGTTTGTAAAAAAACAATTGAGCAAGCAGCAAATGGAATCTCTATTTGTGGGCGTATCGCAATTTTTCTCAACCTTATCAGAACCATCTCGCCTGCGTATCTTATACGCGCTATGTGAAGGCGAAAAATCTGTGACTGAAGTGATTGAGGCGTGCGGCTCCAGTCAGGCCAATGTATCGCGCCATTTGTCTGCATTACATCAAGCCAAAATATTAAACCGCCGTAAGGTTGGCACAACGGTCTTTTATGCCATTGAAGACCGAGCGACCTTAGAGATCTGCCAAAACATCTGTGCGCGCATTGCCGAAGAACTTTTTTCTGAAAAGAGTTAA
- the soxZ gene encoding thiosulfate oxidation carrier complex protein SoxZ, which produces MSDPMRVRATESGGVVDVKILMKHDMETGQRKDASGKAIPAWFISTVTAKANGKDVFKGEFGPAVSKDPFLNFKYKGAKGDKITVSWVDNKGGKRTDEATAS; this is translated from the coding sequence ATGTCAGATCCGATGCGCGTACGAGCAACCGAGAGTGGTGGCGTGGTTGATGTAAAGATTTTGATGAAACACGATATGGAAACCGGTCAGCGTAAAGACGCTTCTGGTAAAGCAATTCCGGCGTGGTTTATCAGCACCGTGACCGCAAAAGCCAATGGTAAAGATGTATTCAAAGGCGAGTTTGGCCCGGCTGTATCCAAAGACCCTTTCTTGAACTTTAAGTACAAAGGTGCGAAGGGTGACAAGATCACCGTATCGTGGGTCGATAACAAAGGCGGAAAACGCACCGACGAAGCAACTGCGTCCTAG
- the soxX gene encoding sulfur oxidation c-type cytochrome SoxX → MGSALADAKFDKMMKDSFQANGIATLDRLNQDAAQKYCSDPATLAGKGDPKRAEAIQKANMATIKQPADGKYIGDWKLGERIAQSGRGATWTDKADAANGGGCYNCHQINKTELSYGNIGPSLWNYGKLRGYSKELITYTWNRINNSKAYNVCSNMPRFGHFNLLTEKQMQDVMALLLDPNSPINQ, encoded by the coding sequence ATGGGCTCTGCCTTGGCCGATGCTAAGTTTGACAAAATGATGAAGGATAGTTTCCAGGCAAATGGTATTGCAACGCTTGATCGTTTAAATCAAGATGCTGCACAAAAGTATTGCTCTGACCCAGCTACCCTCGCAGGGAAGGGTGACCCAAAGCGTGCGGAAGCAATCCAGAAAGCTAATATGGCTACGATTAAGCAACCCGCAGATGGTAAATACATTGGTGACTGGAAATTAGGTGAGCGGATTGCTCAAAGTGGTCGTGGTGCAACTTGGACTGATAAAGCTGATGCGGCCAATGGCGGCGGATGCTATAACTGCCACCAAATTAATAAGACCGAACTATCCTATGGCAATATTGGCCCAAGCCTTTGGAACTACGGCAAGCTGCGCGGTTACAGTAAAGAGTTAATTACGTATACGTGGAACCGGATTAACAACTCTAAAGCATATAACGTCTGTAGCAATATGCCGCGTTTTGGTCACTTTAATCTCTTGACCGAAAAGCAAATGCAAGACGTGATGGCTCTTTTGTTAGATCCAAACTCGCCAATTAATCAGTAA
- the soxY gene encoding thiosulfate oxidation carrier protein SoxY — MDQQRRDVLKYSAVFGLMATAGLISPAQAQEWNKAAFEGKSLDDVFKVLGAGKPESSSAITMIAPDIAENGAVVPVGMNTTLKAQQMAILVDKNPSALAAQFFIPAGTEPFVTTRIKMGQTSNVYALVKADNKWSVAVKEVKVTLGGCGG; from the coding sequence ATGGATCAGCAACGTCGTGATGTACTGAAGTATTCAGCGGTCTTTGGTTTGATGGCTACTGCCGGTTTGATTAGTCCAGCCCAAGCACAAGAGTGGAATAAGGCCGCATTTGAAGGCAAGTCTTTGGATGATGTGTTTAAAGTGCTAGGTGCTGGTAAGCCAGAGAGCTCATCGGCAATTACCATGATTGCTCCCGATATTGCTGAGAACGGCGCTGTCGTTCCTGTTGGCATGAACACCACACTGAAGGCACAGCAAATGGCTATCTTGGTTGATAAAAATCCAAGCGCCTTAGCAGCCCAGTTCTTTATTCCTGCTGGCACAGAACCATTTGTGACCACCCGTATCAAAATGGGTCAAACCTCCAATGTGTATGCGCTGGTTAAAGCGGATAACAAATGGAGCGTGGCTGTGAAAGAGGTCAAAGTTACTTTGGGTGGTTGTGGCGGTTAA
- the soxA gene encoding sulfur oxidation c-type cytochrome SoxA yields MRQHWIYGAVIAASAVLLQACTTPAEAPKKASAPVPAAPAAPAGAPTAEIEKYRAMIADGNPSDLYEMAGEELWKKKMGPKNASLEKCDLGMGPGVVKGAYAVLPKYFKDTNKVQDLESRIVTCMERLQGFDSKEIIKGTFGRGQRKDVEAIVAYVVANSKGMTINVSTKHPKEKEMYELGKKAFFFQGGPMDFSCASCHAEDGKRIRLQDLPNLTQQKGAALGWGAWPAYRVSSGTFWTMQYRLNDCYRQQRFPEPIYISDDTIALSMYMAATANGGKMAAPGLKR; encoded by the coding sequence ATGAGACAACATTGGATATATGGCGCTGTAATTGCTGCAAGCGCTGTGCTATTGCAGGCCTGTACTACGCCTGCCGAAGCGCCTAAGAAAGCTTCTGCGCCAGTACCTGCAGCTCCTGCTGCACCTGCAGGTGCACCAACCGCTGAAATAGAAAAGTATCGCGCCATGATAGCGGATGGTAATCCCTCTGATTTATATGAAATGGCTGGTGAAGAGCTCTGGAAGAAAAAAATGGGCCCCAAGAACGCCAGTCTTGAGAAATGTGATTTAGGTATGGGCCCTGGTGTGGTTAAGGGAGCCTACGCAGTACTTCCGAAGTACTTTAAAGATACCAATAAAGTGCAAGACCTTGAGTCACGCATTGTGACCTGCATGGAGCGCTTACAAGGATTTGATTCCAAAGAGATCATCAAAGGTACATTTGGTCGAGGTCAACGTAAAGATGTGGAGGCGATTGTGGCTTATGTGGTTGCCAACTCAAAAGGCATGACCATCAATGTTTCGACCAAGCATCCCAAAGAGAAAGAAATGTATGAGCTTGGTAAGAAAGCCTTCTTCTTCCAAGGCGGCCCTATGGATTTCTCGTGCGCCTCCTGCCATGCAGAAGATGGCAAGCGCATTCGTTTACAAGATCTGCCTAATTTAACCCAGCAAAAGGGCGCTGCATTAGGGTGGGGCGCATGGCCTGCATACCGAGTATCGAGTGGCACATTCTGGACCATGCAATACCGTTTGAATGATTGCTATCGTCAGCAACGATTCCCTGAGCCAATTTATATCTCCGACGATACGATTGCCCTTTCAATGTATATGGCAGCAACCGCTAATGGTGGCAAGATGGCCGCTCCTGGTTTGAAGCGTTAA
- a CDS encoding DsrE family protein, with protein MNAFLRSILLSLLVMSTLGLGSGLALADSTKVVYHIDDAANQGLKGLRNIRNHLDVSPQTKIIVVTHANGVDILMDGAKDAKSGTDYAPLVGALKSRGVRFEVCEITLRNRSLKKEQFTLDAEFTPSGVVRIADLQYKDKYAYIRP; from the coding sequence ATGAACGCATTCTTACGCTCCATCCTCTTGTCTTTACTTGTAATGAGTACCTTAGGTCTTGGATCAGGCCTTGCCTTGGCCGACTCTACTAAGGTGGTCTATCACATTGATGATGCGGCTAATCAAGGATTAAAAGGCTTGCGTAATATCCGAAATCACTTGGATGTCTCCCCCCAAACTAAAATTATTGTGGTCACACATGCAAACGGCGTTGATATCTTGATGGATGGTGCTAAGGACGCAAAGAGTGGAACCGATTACGCTCCCTTAGTAGGCGCCTTGAAATCGCGCGGAGTGCGCTTTGAGGTCTGTGAAATCACCCTCAGAAATCGCAGCCTTAAAAAGGAGCAATTTACCCTCGATGCGGAGTTCACCCCATCCGGAGTCGTGCGTATTGCAGACCTGCAATATAAGGATAAATACGCCTATATTCGGCCTTAA
- the modB gene encoding molybdate ABC transporter permease subunit, whose translation MLDTQAIALSLTLAFWTLVLLIPLGIWVAHRLADAGPWKSWAEAALALPLVLPPTVLGYYFIVAFAGKSLFGEPLVFSFTGLLVASLIINLPFAIQPIQRAFEAIPPEIKEAAKVSGLNTWQRFRLIELPLAWRGILSGAAMTFAHTLGEFGVVLMVGGAIPGETKTASIAIYDKVQTFDTAGAGSLSLILLLISLIAIAISYGVLGKPKAGSHRA comes from the coding sequence TTGCTAGATACCCAAGCGATCGCCCTCTCACTAACATTGGCCTTTTGGACCTTAGTCCTTCTGATTCCATTAGGGATCTGGGTAGCGCATCGTCTTGCCGATGCGGGTCCCTGGAAATCTTGGGCTGAGGCTGCGCTTGCCCTGCCCCTAGTCTTACCTCCTACGGTCTTGGGCTATTACTTTATTGTGGCTTTTGCTGGTAAAAGTTTATTTGGCGAGCCCTTGGTGTTTTCGTTCACGGGCTTATTGGTAGCCTCTCTGATCATCAATCTACCGTTTGCGATTCAGCCAATTCAGCGTGCCTTTGAGGCAATCCCCCCAGAAATCAAGGAGGCCGCTAAGGTTAGCGGTCTCAATACCTGGCAACGCTTTCGTTTAATTGAATTACCACTGGCTTGGCGCGGTATTCTCAGTGGTGCTGCCATGACCTTTGCTCACACCTTGGGTGAGTTTGGTGTGGTGCTGATGGTGGGTGGTGCTATCCCTGGGGAGACCAAAACAGCCTCCATCGCAATTTATGACAAGGTCCAGACCTTTGATACGGCAGGTGCAGGATCCTTGTCTTTGATCTTGTTGCTGATCTCTCTCATTGCGATTGCGATCTCGTATGGTGTTCTCGGAAAACCCAAAGCAGGATCTCATCGTGCTTAA
- a CDS encoding ABC transporter ATP-binding protein, producing the protein MLKLHIQQTVPNPLSIHLEVDYGEIHALVGPSGSGKTSVLRSIAGLHHPEMGSIECANTVWLNRDPARGPRIVQDASVRSCGFLFQQYALFPHLSALENVRIALHNNGESRAEQIRCAYEWLAQLNIAELADRLPRQISGGQQQRVALARALARSPKILLLDEPFSAIDIPTRQTLYQTLAELRKQLHIPIVLVTHDLREAHLLADRITVIDQGVGLQTANANDLFAKPRNPRVAQLVGIPNLFQGVFNAGRLQWGSSPWAFQITDKGKIPPQSQVAWVIPQAGLSVHSNRLDGRIPCRVKQISTLGQIAVIEFVIEAITETLTWEASAAEVRRLGLEQDALVYLEFNRDLIHIMPLRPINDPRRFMSAANAAP; encoded by the coding sequence GTGCTTAAGTTACATATTCAGCAGACTGTACCCAATCCACTCTCTATTCATTTAGAGGTGGACTATGGCGAGATCCATGCATTGGTAGGACCTTCGGGGAGTGGCAAAACAAGTGTTCTGCGCTCGATTGCAGGATTGCATCACCCCGAGATGGGCAGCATCGAATGCGCTAATACAGTATGGCTAAATCGGGATCCTGCCCGCGGCCCTCGCATAGTCCAAGACGCCTCGGTACGATCATGTGGATTTTTATTTCAGCAATATGCTTTGTTTCCGCACCTAAGTGCTTTAGAGAACGTTCGTATTGCTCTGCATAACAATGGTGAAAGTCGTGCTGAGCAAATACGGTGCGCTTACGAATGGCTGGCGCAACTTAATATTGCTGAGCTTGCTGACCGCCTGCCTAGGCAAATTTCCGGAGGACAGCAACAGCGTGTTGCCCTTGCCCGCGCATTAGCGCGCTCTCCCAAAATCTTATTGCTCGACGAGCCCTTCTCTGCGATTGATATACCAACCCGACAAACTCTCTACCAGACACTTGCCGAGTTACGCAAGCAATTGCATATTCCGATTGTGTTGGTGACCCATGATCTGCGTGAGGCGCATTTGCTCGCTGATCGCATTACCGTGATCGATCAAGGAGTGGGTTTGCAAACAGCCAACGCAAATGATTTATTTGCGAAGCCCCGTAATCCGAGAGTTGCTCAATTGGTAGGTATCCCCAATCTGTTTCAGGGGGTATTTAATGCGGGGCGATTACAGTGGGGATCGAGCCCCTGGGCTTTCCAGATCACCGACAAGGGCAAGATCCCGCCGCAATCGCAAGTAGCTTGGGTCATTCCGCAAGCGGGCTTAAGTGTCCATTCCAATCGACTCGATGGACGCATTCCCTGTCGAGTAAAGCAAATAAGTACTCTCGGACAAATTGCAGTAATTGAATTTGTGATTGAAGCCATTACGGAAACACTTACCTGGGAAGCTTCAGCTGCTGAAGTTAGACGCCTTGGTTTAGAGCAAGATGCTTTGGTCTATTTAGAGTTCAACCGAGATTTAATCCACATCATGCCTCTACGCCCCATTAATGATCCACGTCGCTTTATGAGCGCAGCGAATGCGGCGCCCTAG
- a CDS encoding O-succinylhomoserine sulfhydrylase: MKKTIRAKPNMNTLAPETIAVRAGTRRSSDYQEHSEAMFLTSSFCFNSAEEAKHGFAHADQGFIYSRFTNPTVSMFQDRLAALEGGEACIATSSGMSAILTTAMSHLQAGDHVICSKSVFGATTQLFSSILGRFGITTTYVAIHDVKAWQAAVQKNTRLFYLETPSNPLTEIADIAAIAKVAKKAKSLFVVDNCFCTPALQKPLELGADVVIHSATKYLDGQGRVVGGAIVGSTDFVMGKVFPYVRTAGPTLSAFNAWVFLKGLETLDLRMKAQSSNALALAQWLEKQAGVEKVFHPGLKSHPQHALAKRQQKAGGPIVSFVLKGGKKAAYQLINKTRLCSITANLGDTRTTITHPATTTHCRITPQARKEAGIVDGLVRIAVGLENIEDLKNDLQAGLKK; the protein is encoded by the coding sequence ATGAAAAAAACCATCCGCGCCAAACCCAATATGAACACCCTGGCGCCTGAGACCATTGCGGTTCGGGCCGGGACGCGTCGCAGCTCGGATTATCAAGAGCATTCTGAAGCTATGTTCTTAACCTCGAGTTTCTGCTTTAACTCCGCCGAAGAAGCCAAGCATGGTTTTGCCCACGCTGATCAGGGCTTTATCTATTCACGTTTCACAAACCCAACCGTGAGTATGTTTCAGGATCGATTAGCCGCACTCGAGGGTGGTGAGGCGTGTATTGCAACCTCATCGGGTATGTCTGCAATCTTAACAACTGCAATGTCCCACCTTCAGGCGGGCGATCATGTCATTTGCTCCAAGTCTGTCTTTGGGGCAACTACGCAACTGTTCTCATCGATCTTGGGTCGCTTTGGGATTACTACGACCTATGTGGCGATTCATGATGTCAAGGCGTGGCAGGCAGCAGTCCAAAAAAATACTCGCTTGTTCTACTTAGAGACCCCATCTAATCCCTTAACTGAGATTGCTGATATTGCAGCAATTGCTAAAGTGGCCAAGAAAGCAAAGTCCTTATTCGTGGTGGATAACTGTTTCTGTACGCCTGCATTGCAAAAGCCATTAGAGTTGGGCGCTGATGTCGTAATTCATTCGGCAACCAAGTATCTTGATGGACAAGGTCGTGTCGTGGGCGGTGCGATTGTGGGCAGTACAGATTTTGTGATGGGTAAAGTATTTCCCTACGTGCGTACTGCGGGCCCAACACTTTCAGCCTTTAATGCTTGGGTATTCCTAAAAGGTTTGGAGACCCTCGATTTGCGGATGAAGGCGCAAAGTAGTAATGCACTCGCACTTGCACAGTGGTTAGAAAAACAAGCTGGAGTAGAGAAGGTATTTCATCCGGGATTAAAGTCACACCCGCAACATGCTTTGGCAAAGCGTCAGCAAAAAGCTGGTGGTCCGATTGTGTCTTTTGTCTTAAAGGGTGGCAAGAAGGCGGCCTACCAACTCATTAATAAAACACGCCTGTGTTCGATCACAGCTAATTTGGGCGACACTCGCACAACCATTACCCATCCCGCAACGACAACGCACTGTCGCATTACACCGCAAGCCAGAAAAGAGGCGGGTATTGTTGATGGCTTAGTGCGGATTGCGGTAGGGCTTGAGAACATCGAAGATCTCAAAAACGATTTACAAGCCGGCCTCAAAAAATAA
- the soxB gene encoding thiosulfohydrolase SoxB: MSFSRREFLQALAVASAGGMSLQSNFSLAQSAAQKFYDLPKFGNVHLLHFTDCHAQLMPIYFREPNVNLGIGSQDGKVPHLVGEYLLKAYGIKPGTRDAHAFTYLDFAAAAKTYGKVGGFAHLTTLIKQVKESRPGALLLDGGDTWQGSGTALWTNGQDMVDACLAMGVDVMTPHWEMTLGEKRVMEIVEKDFRGKVSFIAQNIKTNDFGDAVFAPYIMKTMNGVQVAIVGQAFPYTPIANPRYFTPNWTFGIQEENMQKTVDEARAKGAKVVVVLSHNGMDVDLKMASRVRGIDAIMGGHTHDGVPAPVKVKNPGGVTLVTNAGSNGKFLGVLDFDVKAGKISDFRYKLLPVFSNLLPADAGMSALIKKIRAPYEAKLAEKLAVTDGLLYRRGNFNGSFDQVILDGLIKQKNAEISFSPGFRWGTSLLPGEAITMEHLLDQTAITYPFTTVTNMTGETIKTVLEDVADNLFNPDPYYQQGGDMVRVGGLQYAIDPAGATGKRISEMRLNGKLIEAGKTYKVAGWAPVSEEAKAAGGEAIWDLMARHLKEVKTIKAVKLNEPLIKGVSKNPGMVAI; encoded by the coding sequence ATGTCTTTCAGTAGACGGGAGTTTCTGCAGGCCCTTGCAGTTGCATCGGCCGGTGGAATGAGCTTACAGTCTAATTTCTCACTGGCTCAAAGTGCTGCACAAAAGTTTTATGACCTACCAAAATTTGGTAATGTCCATTTGTTGCATTTCACAGACTGTCATGCACAACTCATGCCGATCTACTTCAGGGAGCCGAACGTTAATTTAGGTATTGGTTCCCAAGACGGGAAAGTGCCTCACCTAGTTGGTGAGTACCTTCTCAAGGCCTATGGCATTAAGCCCGGTACCCGTGATGCCCACGCATTTACCTATCTCGATTTTGCAGCAGCCGCCAAGACCTACGGCAAGGTTGGTGGCTTTGCACATCTCACAACCCTGATTAAGCAAGTTAAAGAGAGTCGTCCAGGTGCGCTATTACTCGATGGTGGTGATACTTGGCAGGGCTCAGGCACTGCCTTATGGACCAATGGCCAAGATATGGTCGATGCGTGTCTTGCCATGGGTGTTGATGTGATGACCCCTCACTGGGAGATGACCCTCGGTGAGAAACGCGTGATGGAGATCGTGGAAAAAGATTTCCGGGGCAAAGTGTCGTTTATTGCTCAAAATATTAAGACTAATGATTTTGGTGATGCCGTGTTTGCTCCCTATATCATGAAGACCATGAATGGTGTACAGGTCGCAATTGTGGGCCAAGCATTCCCCTACACACCCATTGCAAATCCACGTTACTTCACACCCAACTGGACCTTCGGGATTCAGGAAGAGAACATGCAAAAGACCGTGGATGAAGCCAGAGCAAAGGGTGCCAAGGTGGTTGTCGTGCTATCGCACAATGGTATGGACGTTGATCTAAAGATGGCTTCTCGGGTTCGCGGTATTGATGCCATTATGGGTGGGCATACCCACGACGGAGTACCGGCTCCGGTGAAGGTAAAAAATCCGGGTGGTGTTACCTTGGTTACCAATGCAGGATCCAATGGTAAGTTCTTGGGTGTACTAGACTTTGATGTGAAGGCGGGCAAGATTAGCGACTTCCGCTACAAACTATTACCCGTGTTCTCGAACTTATTACCAGCCGACGCAGGTATGAGCGCATTAATTAAGAAGATACGCGCTCCGTATGAAGCCAAGCTTGCCGAGAAATTAGCAGTCACCGATGGTCTTTTGTATCGTCGCGGTAACTTTAATGGGAGCTTTGATCAAGTCATCTTAGATGGTTTGATCAAACAGAAGAACGCTGAGATCTCATTCTCACCAGGGTTCCGTTGGGGTACTTCGCTATTGCCAGGTGAGGCTATTACGATGGAGCACTTACTGGATCAAACCGCGATCACCTATCCATTTACAACAGTCACCAATATGACCGGTGAGACCATCAAGACCGTGCTCGAGGATGTAGCAGATAACTTATTTAATCCTGACCCGTATTACCAGCAGGGTGGCGACATGGTACGCGTTGGAGGATTGCAATATGCGATTGATCCGGCCGGCGCAACCGGTAAGCGAATTTCTGAGATGCGTCTAAATGGCAAACTGATTGAAGCGGGGAAGACCTACAAAGTAGCAGGGTGGGCACCAGTGTCTGAGGAGGCCAAGGCGGCCGGCGGTGAAGCCATTTGGGATTTAATGGCTAGACACTTAAAAGAGGTGAAGACCATTAAAGCCGTTAAATTAAACGAGCCGCTTATCAAGGGTGTCTCTAAAAATCCAGGTATGGTTGCAATCTAA
- the soxC gene encoding sulfite dehydrogenase codes for MNKTSPNTQALESFSRIQKAPENFLSQDAIADITQHGANEERRGFLRKSFVAALGGASAMGGGLAMANPKGDPAILEKQEWQTTLGKNVATDPYGMPSVYEKNLVRRESPGLTRVSAASVAFTPLQGLFGIITPNGLHFERHHQGWYNLDPNKHRLMINGLVKNEKVFTMNDLMRLPSVSRIHFIECGANTGLEWGNVAVPTVQYTHGMLSCCEFTGVPLSTLLDICGADLKKGKYVLAEGGDGSGMTRTMSMEMALDDVIVAWGMNGEMLRPENGFPLRLVVPGVQGVSWVKWLRRIEVGDMPYAAKDEAIHYIDLMPDGLHRQYTSIQECKSVITTPSGGQQLLDKGFYNISGLAWSGRSKIKRVDVSVDGGNNWRTARLETPVLTKALTRFNIDWTWDGSPTILQSRAIDETGYVQPTIRQLRAVRGTRSIYHNNAIQSWKVDTNGEVSNVQVG; via the coding sequence ATGAACAAAACTTCCCCCAACACCCAGGCCCTTGAGTCCTTTAGTCGTATTCAGAAGGCCCCCGAGAACTTCCTCTCGCAAGACGCCATTGCAGACATTACTCAGCATGGTGCTAACGAGGAACGTCGTGGATTCTTGCGCAAAAGTTTTGTTGCAGCCCTTGGTGGAGCCAGTGCCATGGGTGGTGGTCTGGCCATGGCGAACCCCAAAGGCGATCCCGCTATTTTGGAGAAACAAGAATGGCAAACCACGCTTGGTAAAAACGTAGCAACAGATCCTTATGGAATGCCATCGGTCTATGAGAAGAATCTAGTTCGTCGAGAGTCGCCTGGTCTGACACGCGTATCGGCAGCATCGGTTGCTTTCACACCTTTGCAAGGACTCTTTGGCATCATCACCCCCAATGGTTTGCATTTTGAGCGTCACCATCAGGGTTGGTACAACCTTGATCCAAATAAACACCGTTTGATGATTAATGGTTTGGTGAAGAACGAAAAGGTATTCACCATGAATGACCTGATGCGCCTACCGTCGGTCTCGCGTATTCACTTCATTGAGTGTGGAGCCAATACCGGTTTGGAATGGGGCAATGTTGCCGTACCGACTGTGCAGTACACCCACGGTATGTTGTCGTGCTGTGAGTTCACAGGCGTCCCACTCTCTACACTCCTCGATATCTGCGGTGCAGATCTTAAAAAAGGGAAGTATGTTTTGGCAGAGGGCGGCGATGGCTCTGGCATGACCCGAACCATGTCGATGGAAATGGCCTTGGACGATGTGATTGTTGCGTGGGGTATGAACGGTGAGATGCTGCGCCCTGAGAATGGATTCCCATTGCGCTTAGTGGTGCCTGGTGTGCAAGGCGTGAGTTGGGTGAAGTGGTTGCGCCGTATTGAAGTCGGCGATATGCCCTATGCCGCGAAGGACGAGGCGATTCATTACATCGATCTCATGCCCGATGGCCTGCATCGTCAATACACCTCGATTCAAGAATGTAAATCGGTTATCACCACACCATCGGGTGGCCAACAACTCCTGGACAAAGGGTTCTATAACATTAGTGGTCTGGCGTGGTCAGGACGTAGCAAGATTAAGAGGGTGGATGTTTCTGTTGACGGTGGCAATAACTGGCGTACTGCTCGTTTAGAGACCCCTGTGCTTACCAAAGCGCTTACCCGTTTTAATATCGATTGGACCTGGGATGGTTCACCGACCATCTTGCAATCCCGCGCAATTGACGAGACCGGTTATGTACAACCGACCATACGACAGTTAAGGGCAGTACGCGGTACGCGCTCGATCTATCACAACAATGCAATTCAATCGTGGAAGGTTGATACCAATGGCGAGGTCAGCAATGTTCAAGTCGGCTAA